The nucleotide window CGACCTGCCGCCTCGCGCTCGAACACGAGGGACGCTCGGTCGAGGTGCGCCTCGGGGCCGCCAATGTCACCACCGACTTCGACGGTGCGGTGGCCACGCTTGTCGCGGGGCTCGCGCAGATCGCCCGGAAGGAAGGGCTGCCCCCCGCGGCGCTGCGGCCCTGCCCAGCCTACTTCGCGCTCGCCGGAGTGACCGGTCCGGAGCTCGCCGCGCGCGTTGCGGCAGCGCTCCCGCTTGATCGGGTGGTGGTCGAGGAAGACCGGCGCGCAGCCGTGGTCGGCGCGCTCGGCCCCGGGCGCGGCTGCGTCGCGGGGATCGGCACCGGCAGTTTCCTGGCCCGACAGGAGGACGCGCGCTTCACGACGCTGGGCGGCCACGGGCTGGTTCTGGGAGACGAGGCGTCGGCCGCCTGGCTGGGCCGCGAGATCCTCGTCTACGCGCTGCGTGCTCACGACGGTCTGGAGCCCGCAAGCCCGCTGACCCGTGACCTGCTTGCCGAGATGGGCGGCCCGGCGGGCGTGGTCGCCTTCGCTAGCTCGGCGACCCCGGAGGACTTCGGCCGCATCGCGCCCCGGGTGACCGCCGCGCAAGGCGATGCGGCGGCGGCACTGCAGATGCGGCGCGGCGCGGCCTATATCGCCACGGGTCTCAATGCGCTTGGCTGGCAGCCCGGCGAGCCGCTCTGCCTGATCGGGGGCACTGCACCGGCCTACAAGGACTGGTTGCCCGGGGAGATGGCTGACGCGCTCGTCGCCGCCAAAGGCACAGCATTGTCTGGGGCACTCATGCTGGCCCGGCACCTTGCGACCGGAGGCGAAGAAGCCGCGCCCGCCGCGCCCTGAGAGGGCATCGCAGCACCGGCATTCGGGGGTATGGTGCCGCGGCAGGTTCACGCCATGTTATATGCCGGGTCCATCCAGGTGCGCAGAAGGGCGGGAGGTGGCCGCAGGCAGCCCCTTCCCCGCGCACCGAGCGGCAAGAAAAGGGCGGAAGGCTTCTGCGTCTCTCAATCGACATCGACACATGCCGCGCTCCATGCCTCCGATCTTTCCGTGGCTGGCGAGTCCGGTAGATCCGGCAAGGTCCGGCCCCACACGCTCAAGCAGGACCGGAGCAGCCGTCACCATTTCGTCGGTCGGCGCAATCTGCCAAGTGCCGCCGCGCCGAGCAGTCAGTGCCCGGCAGTCGGATCAGGCCATGTCCGCACGGCGCCCTCAGTCCCAGGGCGTGACGAGATATTTCTCCCCCGTCTTCATCTCGCGATAGTCGGTGACGGCCTCGCGGGTCAGCATCTCCTCGAGGTTCACCCGCGTCTTGTAGTGGCTGGCAAAGGTCGTCGTGAGATTGTCGCGGACGCGCTTGCGCATACGGGCGACCGTCTCACTTCCCGCAGCCTGCAGGAAGGGGAACAGAAGCCATCCGGACAGCGTCCAGCCGAAGCCGTAGCTCGGGGTAAGCGTCGTCGGGCCGGTGTCAAGGCGCCCGTAGATGAACATGCGCTTCGGCTGGTTCGAGCCGTAGCGCGAGTACTCCGTCATCTTGCTCACCGCGACCTGCTCCATCGCCTTGAAGGCGGTGTCGACCGCATGGCCGCCGCCGATGGGATCGAAGCCGTAGAAGGCGCCGGTGTCGTCGATTGCCACGGTCAGCTGTTGCATGAAGTCGTCGTCCGAGGAATTGACCACGTGGGTGGCACCGATCCCCGCGAGCAGGTCGGCCTGGGCCTGCTTTCGAACGATGTTGACCAGACCGAGGCCGTCCTCCTTGCAGATGCGGGTCAGCATCTGACCAAGGTTCGAGGCCCCGACCGTGTGCAGGATCGCGTTTTGGCCATCCATCTTCGCATTCTCGGCGAAGCCCAGTGCGGTCATCGGGTTGACGAAGGCGCTCGCGCCCTCCTCGGCCGAATGGTCTCCGAGCGGCAGGCACATGCCGGCGTCGGCGATGCAATACTGGCTGTAGGCATTGCCCGGCACGCAGGAGACGCGCTGCCCCATCAGCGCCTTCGCTGTGTCGCCGTCCCCGGCCGCGACGACCGTGCCGGCGCCTTCGTTGCCCGCCGGCAGCTTGAGACCGTGGCGCGCCTTCGAGCCCGCGTTGAAGGGCTCGGGCATGGTGGCAACGTATTTGCCGGGCGAGAAGCTGGCATTTTCCAGGTCCGCCGCACCGACGAGGATGGCCAGGTCCGACGGGTTGATCGGCGCCGCCTCCATCTTGACGAGCACCTGGTCGCCGGTCGGGTCGGGAAAGGTGACCTCCTCGATGGCGACGGTCAGCGTGCCATCCGCCTCCAGTGTCGTGAACAGTTGCTTGCCGGTGGTTGCCATGTCGAAGTCTCCAGGTCTTGGTGTCGTGTTGCCAGGTATCCGTCCGCAGAGCGGCGCGGACCCTCGCATCAGGTCGTGTTCGTAGAAGCACCTAGCGCTCATGCCGTCTCGGGCGAACGCATCGCACCACCGGCGATCCGGCGCCGGCGCTGCCCCGCCGGGGCGGAGGCAATCCGTCGTTTTACGGGCTTCATCACGCGACGTCCTTGGCACGACCGCCTTCAGGAGAAAGGCCGGGGACGTAACCCGATCGCTCTT belongs to Salipiger profundus and includes:
- a CDS encoding BadF/BadG/BcrA/BcrD ATPase family protein codes for the protein MILAADAGGSTCRLALEHEGRSVEVRLGAANVTTDFDGAVATLVAGLAQIARKEGLPPAALRPCPAYFALAGVTGPELAARVAAALPLDRVVVEEDRRAAVVGALGPGRGCVAGIGTGSFLARQEDARFTTLGGHGLVLGDEASAAWLGREILVYALRAHDGLEPASPLTRDLLAEMGGPAGVVAFASSATPEDFGRIAPRVTAAQGDAAAALQMRRGAAYIATGLNALGWQPGEPLCLIGGTAPAYKDWLPGEMADALVAAKGTALSGALMLARHLATGGEEAAPAAP
- a CDS encoding zinc-binding dehydrogenase, encoding MATTGKQLFTTLEADGTLTVAIEEVTFPDPTGDQVLVKMEAAPINPSDLAILVGAADLENASFSPGKYVATMPEPFNAGSKARHGLKLPAGNEGAGTVVAAGDGDTAKALMGQRVSCVPGNAYSQYCIADAGMCLPLGDHSAEEGASAFVNPMTALGFAENAKMDGQNAILHTVGASNLGQMLTRICKEDGLGLVNIVRKQAQADLLAGIGATHVVNSSDDDFMQQLTVAIDDTGAFYGFDPIGGGHAVDTAFKAMEQVAVSKMTEYSRYGSNQPKRMFIYGRLDTGPTTLTPSYGFGWTLSGWLLFPFLQAAGSETVARMRKRVRDNLTTTFASHYKTRVNLEEMLTREAVTDYREMKTGEKYLVTPWD